The sequence TCACAGAGCTGATCAGTCTGCGCTTCCGTAACCGCATCAGACGTTTCATACCCGTTATAGCCGGCATTATGGCCATCTTGCTGATCATGCGTGGCCTGAACCTGGGCATTCCGTATATCAGTCCGGTACTTTCTCCTCAGGAAGAGCGGGTTTCTTTACACTGTATTAAACCTTGACTACAATGACTCTCATTCAGAAATATAATACCGCTGCACCACGGTACACCAGTTATCCCACCGTTCCCTACTGGGATGAATCAACCTTTGATGCTACAAGATGGAAACAATCCCTGCAGGAGTCTTTTAAGGCGACCAACTCAACCGAGGGTATCAGCATTTACATACACCTTCCTTATTGCGAAAAATTGTGCACTTATTGTGGATGCAACAAGCATATAACCATCAATCATGGGGTAGAAAAGCCCTATATGGACGCTATCTTACGGGAGTGGGGCCTCTACCTTAAACTGTTTGAAAAACGCCCGAGAATCCGCGAAATTCACCTTGGAGGAGGTACGCCTACTTTCTTCAGCGCCGACAACCTGGCGCAACTCATCATTGGTATTTATGAACATGCTGACCTGATCTCTGATGCGTCTCTGAGTTTTGAAGGGCATCCCAATAATACCACTGTGGCACATATGCAAACCCTGTACAATTTAGGGTTCAGACGTATGAGTCTGGGTATCCAGGATTTTGATCCAAAGGTGCAGGATATTATCAACCGTATACAACCTTTTGAAACGGTGGAGCGGGTTACGAACGAGGCCAGGGAGATTGGATTTACTTCCATCAACTATGACCTGGTGTATGGTTTGCCTTTACAAACGATGACAAGTGTACAGGATACCATTAATAAGATTATCAATCTGGGTCCGGACAGGATTTCATTCTATAGCTATGCACACGTACCCTGGATCAAGGGAAATGGTCAGCGCAAATATTCTGAAACAGACTTGCCTAAGGATGAAGAAAAACGCGCGCTGTACGAATTGGGTAAAACGATGTTTGCTGAAAATGGGTATACAGAGATAGGAATGGATCACTTTGCCCGTCCACATGATTCCCTGTACCGCTCAGCACAGGAGGGTACCCTGCACCGCAACTTTATGGGTTATACAGATCATCATACTTCACTGATGATTGGTTTAGGTGCATCATCTATCGGCGATAGCTGGTATGCTTATACACAAAACGAGAAGACGATCGATCGGTGGATGGAAAGGGTAAACAACGATGACTTTCCGGTAGTAAGAGGACATATTCTGAGTACCGAAGACCTGTTACTTCGCCGCCATATTCAGGCACTGATGTGCAATTTTGAAACTACCTGGAACAAGGCAGATGTGCAGTGTGATGCGATTGTAGAAGGTTTGCAAAGACTGCAGGAACTTGAAAAGGATGGGTTGGTTGCTGTAAAACCAAAGAAGGTTTTTGTAACAGAAAAAGGACGTCCTTTTATCCGTAATATCTGTATGGCATTTGATGCTCGTTTATGGCGCAGACAACCACAATCACAGCTATTCAGTAGTGCTATCTAAATCTTATTGACTTCATTCTTATTGCTTTACGTTGAATGTGTATCCTGAGATTGGAATTTTTTCCAAAAAATGGAATAACCATGCTATGATAAATTATCACATAATTGTGATAGCACTATCGGCTGAAATATTGATGAATAAAGGGTTTGAGTGAGCATAAAAAAAGTCTGACCGTTTTTTACAATCAGACTTTCTTGTTATGTGAATGGGTTAGTAAGTACAGGGAACAAAAATTCCCTACACAATATTAAAAAGAATTTTATCACAAAAGAAAAAAAATGCAAACTTTTTTATTCACACCACTAAAAAAAGTGTGGATAACAACAGTTAAAAAGCACAACTGAAAGATTTTTTGTGCCGGCAATCAAACCAAATTTACACAAACGATAATATCCCGATTCTCACCTACCTTTGTTGCACTAAACAGCAGAATATATGAAGTTCAATGCTCCAATACCGGTAACCGAAATCGCTGCATACATAGGCGCAGAGCTGGAAGGCAACGATCAGCAAATGGCAACCGGCATTAACGAAATACATAAGGTTACTCCGGGTGATATTTCATTTGTAGACTTTGAAAAGTACTATGATAAGTGTCTGCGTTCTGCAGCAACAATTATTATCATCAATAAAAAAGTTGACTGTCCTCCCGGTAAAACATTGCTTGTATTACCTGATCCGTTCAGTGCTTATGTTAAAATTGTGAAAAGGTTCCGTCCTTTTGAACCAGCGACCAAACCCATCAGCGATACTGCGGTAATAGGGAAGGACACTATCATTCAGCCAAATGTGTTCATCGGAAATCACGTTACTATCGGCGAGAACTGTCTTATTCATCCCAACGTTACCATCTATGATCATACAGTAATTGGCAACAACGTAATCATTCATGCAGGTACCGTGATTGGCGCAGATGCATTCTACTTTAAGAAAAGAGCAGACAGGGAAGTGATGTATGATAAGATGGAAAGCTGCGGTCGCGTGATCATTGAAGACGATGTGGAAATCGGCGCTGGCTGTACCATTGACAAGGGTGTAAGTGGTGATACTATCATTGGTCGCGGTACTAAGTTTGACAACATGATTCATATCGGTCATGGTACCGTAATTGGTCGTAACTGTCTTTTTGCTGCACAGGTAGGAATCGGTGGTAAAGCACATATCGAAGACAATGTGATCCTCTGGGGTCAGGTAGGTGTATCCAAAGATCTGGTGATTGGTAAGGGAGCTGTGGTGCTGGCACAAAGTGGTGTACCAGCTTCACTGGAAGGAGGAAAAACGTACTTTGGTTCTCCGGTAGAAGATGCACGCATGAAGATGAAAGAACTGGCATGGATCAAACGTATCCCTGAAATCTGGGAGAAATTAACGTCTAAATAAACGCTTTTGTAAAATAGCTTCTGCCACCCTGCAGAAGCTATTTTTTTATACATTTGGAACATGCTTTTCCGAACATTGCTTCTCCTGTTTTCCACCCTGACTGCCGTAGCCCAGAAAGGGCTTACCGAAGTTCCTGTCACTATTAAAGACGGCTGGTTTACCGCCAAAACAATTTCCTTCGATAAGTATACCACAGGCGACCGTAAAAACGGTATCGATCAACCTGCTTCTTTCTCCTTCATAAAGAACCCCATTGACGCCTTCAATTTCCAGCTGCTATGTGATACCTGCAACACAGGGAGTAAGGCGCATATTCAGTCGCTATTTACCCCTCGCATCGCTTTCTCAGATCGTTCGTTACCATCCGTACTGGAACATGTTGAGGCTAACAATAAACTTACTTATATCGTCATCCAGGTTGCCGATTCTACTTTGGGTACCTGGGAAATGATCCTCCGGAATATGACTTATCTGGACCTGAACGACAACAAACAGGCAGGCATACTCCGCTCTTCACTGGGAGAGTTCAAAGTCACTGCCAATAACCATTTTGGCATCGTAAATTCTTATGAAAATATCCGGTACGAATTTGTGTACCGGAAGAAGGTAGTGGCGGCAGTCATACCTGGTAATAGTCCCCGGGTATGGTTAGACCTGAATAATTTAAAAGAGGAACAGCGCATTGTAGTTGCTGCAGCAATAGCGGCATTACTGCTTAGATGAGGACAGCATCTTTTTCAGATATGCTTTACTCATACGGGCCACCGTTTCTTTCAGTGGTGTAAACGTAAAGTCCGGCAATACCTCCTTTATCTTCCCGTTATTGTAGTATACTTTCAGTTGCGCAGTATGTGCAGTTTCTTTTGTTAACACGGCCTTTTTTCCGGTGATCTTACTCTTCAATGTTTCTATCCGCCATACTATCTCTGCCTGCCATGGTTTCACCAGTTTATGTGGCGGCTTTTTGCCCAGTTGTATCGCCATTTCTGTAAACAGATCTACATATCGCCAGTTGTCTGCGGAGATTACAAAACGTTGTCCGCTTACATTACTTTCCATCAGGCGTATCATCACTTCAGCCACGTCTTCCACATCTGTGAAACCAGTAATTCCTTCTGTATAATAAGGGAATTCTTTCCAGGCATTTTTAATGAGCAGACCGGAACCATCTTCCCAGAAATCAGGGCCCAGGATAATCGATGGGTTTACGATGGCAGCAGGTAATCCTTCTGCAATACCTCTCCATACTTCCATCTCTGCCCTGTACTTACTCACGGCATATTGTGAATTGTGATGACTATCCTGCCATTCAGTATTTTCATCGATCATCTGCCCGGTCTTTGCACGCCCCAGGGCAGCTACGGAACTCACATGTACCAGTTTTTTCACGCCAGCATCCAGCGCCAGATTTACCACATTGGCAGTACCATCTATGTTCACTTTCATTATCTGCTCACGCGCTTCCGGGCGGAATGATACTACACCTGCACAGTGATAGACTTTTTCAACACCTTCCATGGCTTCTTCCAGTGCGACTACATCCAGTACATCACCTTTTATCCAGGTGATTTTGTCTGCAATTTCTTTGAGCTGTTCAGGAATTTCCTTGCGGTATAATGCCCTTACAGGTACGCCTGTTTTCACCAGTTTTCGTAATAAATGACTGCCTAAAAATCCCGTTCCTCCTGTTACTAATATCATGTAATCTTGTTCCGTTTGTCTAAAGATAATTATAAAACCCTTTCCCGGTTTTCTTTCCTAAATCACCGGCCTGCACACAGGTTATCTGTAATGGACTCGGCGTAAAACGGGGAGCCTTTGCAAATGCATCGTACAATGATTGCGTCACGGCAAGGTTTACATCGTTGCCGATCAGGTCCATCAGGGTAAAAGGTCCCATTCTGAAACCTGCACTTTCCAGCAGGCGATCTATTGTTTTGTACGGTGCAATTCCTTCCGTTGCAACCTGCATGGCTTCTAAATAATAATGCCTGGCAACCCTGTTTACAATAAAGCCGGGAGTATCCCTGACCTGTACCGGTGTTTTACCCATTTTAACTGCCAATGCATGCAACAGTTGTGCAACACTGTCCGTTGTTTTTTCACCACTCACAATCTCCACCAGTTTCATTACCGGTGCGGGATTAAAAAAGTGCATGCCCGCTACCCGTTCAGGATGAGGCACCGCCGCTGCAATGGATGATATGGAGAGAGAAGAGGTGTTGGAAGCGAAGATCGTGTACTCATTATTCACAGCCGCTAATTCCCGAAATAATGCTGTTTTAATATCGATTTTTTCCACGATGGCCTCTATAATCACATCTGCCTTTACATCGCCGGTATGTGCCGTAAAATGCAGGCGTTGCATGATCTGGACCGCCATCCCTTCCTTCAGTTTTCCTTTCTGCTCCAGGGTGGATAATTGACTACTGATCTGTTGTCTGGCTTTGTCCAGCATAGCTGGTTGTACATCGAACAATACTGTGTTGAAACCGCTGGCAGCGGCTACCTGTGCTATGCCGACGCCCATGGTGCCAGCCCCGCATACAGCGATCGTTTGCATTTGTTCCAGATGGATCATCTTCGTCTTTTGGGGGTAAAAAAGAAAAACAGGAGAAAAGGCGTATGGATAATTCAATTGCGCGCTTTTCTCCTGCTTGTAAATATATTCAAATATGCTTGTTGCTAGACTGCTCCTTCAAATTGTTCCAGGAATCGAACATCATTTTCTGAGAATAACCGCAGATCCTTAATCTGGTATTTCAGCATAGTAATACGTTCTATACCCATACCGAAGGCAAAACCAGTGTATTTTTCAGGATCGATACCACAGTTCTCCAACACCTTCGGATGCACCATACCACAACCCAGGATTTCTACCCAACCGGTATGCTTACATACGTTACAACCCTTACCACCACAGATGTGGCAGGAAATATCCATTTCTGCACTGGGTTCAGTGAACGGGAAGTAGGAAGGACGGAAGCGGATACGGATATCTTCGCCAAACAGCTCTTTTACGAAGTGATAGAGCGTTTGTTTCAGATCAGCGAAAGAAACGTTTTCATCAATGTACAATCCTTCTACCTGGTGGAAGAAGCAGTGTGCACGGGCGGAAATAGTTTCATTGCGGTATACACGTCCGGGACAGATGATACGGATAGGCAGCTCACCTTTTTCCATTGCCCTTACCTGTACGGAAGAAGTATGGGTGCGCAGCAACCAGTCCGGTGCCTTGCTGATGTAGAAAGTATCCTGCATATCCCTGGCCGGGTGATTTTCCGGCAGGTTCAGTGCGGTAAAGTTATGCCAGTCATCTTCTATTTCAGGCCCTTCTGCAATCGCAAAACCCAGGCGTTCAAATATGCTGATGATGTTATTTCTTACTATGCTGATAGGATGACGGGTACCCAGGCGGTGAGGTTCCGCAGGCAGGGTAAAGTCCGCATCGGTAGCGGCAGCACCGGCACCATCTTTCAGGTGTTCAAATTGCGCATAGCGCTCTTCTACGAATTGCTTAAACCCGTTGAGCAGTAAACCGAATTCTCTTTTCTGCTCTTTGGGCACGTTCGCCATTTCTCCGGATATAGCTTTTACAATCCCTTTGGTACCAAGGAATTTGATGCGGAATGCTTCCAGGTCGGCAGCTGTGGCCGGTTCAAATGCCTGGATTTCCTGTTTGTAGGCAGCTATTTGCTGTTCTATGTGATCCATAAGACAGCAAAGATAATGATATACTCAGAAAATTAATTTATAACCCACGCCCCGGATGTTGACAATTTGTACCCTTGGGTCATCTTTGAGGTAGCGGCGCAATTTGGTGATGAAAACGTCCATGCTGCGGGCGTTGAAAAAGCTGTCGTCGCCCCACAAATCCAGCAGTATACTCTTCCTTTCTATTACCTGGTTCAAATTTTCTGACAGGCGCCGCAGTATCTCAGCTTCCCGGTGGGAGAGGAAAGCAGTTTCATGATTGCGGGTCAGGGTTTGCTTGGTGTAGTTGAAGTGGTACTGGCCAATCTGGATTACATCGGCACCAGAAGCCTCCTGCGCCGCTGGCTGATCATTGAACCGCTGCAGCAAAGCTTTGATCCTTACAATCAGCTCATCCATACTGAATGGCTTTTTCAGATAGTCATTGCCTCCCAGTTCAAATCCTTTTACCACATCCGCAGTCTGGGATTTGGCTGTGAGAAAGATAATCGGGGTCACTTTGTCCTGTTTCCTGATTTCTGTAGTAACGGTGAAGCCGTCCATGTTTGGCATCATGATATCCAGCACCACCACATCTGGTTTGTGCTGATGGTACAAATCCAGTCCTTCCTTTCCGTCAGTCGCGTAGAGCATTTCAAAGCCACGCATTTCCAGACTATCTTTTACGATTTGTCCCAGTTGCCATTCGTCTTCTATCAATAATACTTTAGCCATAGTTACAGATTTAATCTCAGACAGGTATCTGGATGATAAATTCGCTGCCTTTGTCCGGTTCACTGTGTACTGTGATACGACCATCGTGCAGTTCTACTATTTTCCTGACATAACTGAGGCCCAGTCCGAATCCCTTCACATTGTGCAGGTTGCCGGTCGGTACCCGGAAGAAAGTATCAAAAATATTTTCCTGGTATGTTTTAGGAATACCTATGCCATTATCTTTTACCCGAACGATCAAGTTACCGTTTTCTATGGAACTACGGATGTTTACCACAGGCAATTCTCCTGAGTACTTGATGGCGTTGTCCACGAGGTTATTGATCGCATTTGACAAGTGGGTACGGTCTACATTTACCAGCCGCTCACCGATCAGGTTATCATACCTGAATTGCACGGGTCTGTTAGTTTTGAGCTGGTGATTAGTAATGATCGTATCCATGATTTCGTTGATGTCCGTTTCTTCTTTGTACAGCTCTATTTCTTCTCTTTCTTCCGACGCGATGTGCAATACTTTTTCAACCAGGTCAGACAACCTTTGCAGCTCCTGCTTGGAGATGTCGAGGTAAGTTTGCGTTTTGCGCTGATCGTTGAGGGCATTGAAATTCTGCATGGCTTCAACAGCTGCATATACTGTAGCGATAGGCGTTTTCAGCTCATGCGTCATATTGTTGATGAAATCATTCTTTACCTCTGAGAGTTTCTTTTGTTTCAGGATGGTACGCAACATGTAGATAAAGCAGATCGTCGTCAGCACCAGCAAAACAAAGGAACCTACCAGGGTCCAGAGCATCTTGGCAAGGATGTATTGCATGGGTGATTGAAACACCGCCTGAACAAAAAGGTTGCTTGCGGGGTTGAATGGGATCTTGCTTGTCTTTTGTGGACCCCGTCTGCGCAGACTATCGCGGAAACTTTCCCTGGCAAAACCTTCAAAGTTGATATGAAAAGTATCCAGGTGGAAATCAGTTTTGATCTGACGGCCGTGGAGTTCTGCACTAAAGATGGAGTCCAGCTTTATCAGTTTGACACTATCGCTGGTAATATTGTTCAGGAGCAGGAAATCGGAAATTTGCCTGGCCAGCGTATCGGCATACACACGGCTGGGATTCTGATGAGGACCGGCATGATCGTTCGCATCGACCATTACGTGCATGCGACCTTCGCCCTCTTCGGGACCAGGACCAGGAGGAGGTATATCGCCACCAGGGCCTCTCAGGCTGTCTCCATGCTCTCTGTTAAAGCGCCTGAAGTACCGGCGTACGTCGGCAAACTGTTTGTTGTAGACAGCTGTACGCAATGATTCGTTAATATCTTTACTGAACTGTTCTAACTGTATGTGATAAGAGTTATATAACCAGTATCCCTGGAACATGTAGATGCCTAGAATGCATATACACATGAGTATCAGAATGTTTCGGATCCGCTGGCGCATTATATCAATGAATTTATCATGCAAAGCTATTTGATTATAGGATAATCATGGCTATCCCCTTAACAGTAATTAACAGTAAATAAGGAACCTTAACCATTGCGCCCATATTATGTTCTTTCATTAACAGTAATTAACAATAAATAAAGCTATTTAACCTGAAAATGCGTGCCGAATATTGACTTTTGTGAAAGAAAAAAAACAAACACATGAACCATTTATCAAAAACCCTCTTTGGTGCCGCCCTGATAGCCTTCACTGGCTTCACGGCACAGGCACAGGACAAGAACAGCGGTGTGATCGATTATGAATTGAGTCAAAAAATGCCTCCAAGAGGCGGTGATGGCGGCGATGAAGAAGGACAAGTAATCACTATAAACCAACATTTCTTTTTCGCAGCCGGCCACGGTAAGCTGGAAACAGAACGTCCTAACTTTGGTGGCGGCATGGATCGTCAGGGACCTCCTCCTCCTCCGGGTGAAGGTGGTGAACAAGGCCCTCCTCCAGGAGTTGGTGGTGGCCGTTTCCGTGGTGGATTTGGTATGATGGGTGGCGGATTCGTAGACCTGCAGAGCCATAAATACCTGCAAACATTTACCAAACCAGATGACTCTACTAAAACCTACTTTGCAGAAGAAGATTTCCGTCCGGCAAAAGATGTAAAACCGGGTGATAAGACTAAGAAAATCGCTGGTTACAATTGCAAAAAAGCTACTGTGACCGTAAGGGATGAAACTTATACCGTATGGTATACAACTGACCTGCCTTTCAGCTACAGCCCTGTAAATGGCCTGTTACCTGAACCAAATGGCGTCGTACTGGCTGCTGAAAGTAACAACCGTTCCTTTACAGCAAAGAAAGTAGACTTTAAACCGGTACCTCCTGAAAAAGTTTCCCTGCCTGGTAATGCGGAGAAAGTGAGTGAAGAAGAAATGCACAAAATGCGTCAGGAGGCCAGAGATAAATTCCGTGACAGACAAAACAGGAATTAAAAGACTACTACTTTAACTTACATCCTCCTCATGAAAAGGATCCCCCTTATGACTTTGTGCCTGATCCTGATTGCGCTTATATCCAAAGCGCAATCAGGTCAGGTTAAAGGAGAACTGACTGACTCAACCGCATCTCATCCTTTGGCTGATGCCACCGTAGCATTGCTGAATGGCAAGGATTCTTCTCTTGCAGCTACTGCATTTACTGACAAAAAAGGTGGCTTCAGCTTTACCGGTCTTTCTGCCGGTGGCTACCGGGTATATATTACTTACCTGGGTTATAAACCAATTTTCAAAAGCATTACTGTATCTGCTGCACAACCTGTAGTTGATATGGGTACCATTCACCTCCTGGGCAAAGGTATCACCCTGGGTGAAGTGGAGATCATACAGGAAATACCGCCTGTTGTGGTAAAAAAAGATACCCTCGAATTCAATGCAGATGCTTTCAAAACCCGCGAAAACGCAGTGGTGGAAGACCTGCTTAAAAAACTGCCCGGTGTTACTGTGGATAAAGATGGAGTGATCACAGCACAGGGTGAAACGGTAAAGAGAGTATTGGTAGATGGTAAACCATTCTTTGGCGATGATCCCAAACTCGCCACTAAAAATCTACCTGCTGAAGTGATCGATAAAATTCAGGTGATAGACCGTAAATCAGATCAGGCACAGTTTACAGGTATCGATGATGGTAATACTGAAAAAGCCATCAATATCACAATTAAAAAAGACAAGAAAAAAGGGGTATTCGGAAAGGCATCTGCCGGCTATGGTACAGATGATCGTTTTGCTATCAATGCAAATGCAAACGCCTTCCGCGATAACCGTCAGCTCTCTTTCCTGGGTAGTGGTAATAACGTCAATAACATGGGCTTTACCATGCAGGACGTATTCAACTTCTCCAGCAGCAACAATGGCAGTGGTGGTAGTAACGGCCGTAGTGGCGGCGGTGGCAGAGGTGCTGCTCAATCTACTATCAGCAACCTGGGTGGTAACAGCACCACAGGCATCACCACCAACTGGAATGCAGGTTTCAACTATAATCAGGACTTTGGATCAAAATTAAAAATCAATGGTAGTTACTTCATCAACGATGTAAAAACTGAAACTAAAAATCAGAACACAAAGCAAACTTTTACATCCGATAGTTCTTACTATTACAACTCTACTACCGGTTCCCTTACTCAAAATAAGAACAACCGTCTCAACATGCGGATCGAGTATGAAATTGACTCTTTCCACTCTTTGATATTTACCCCTACATTCTCCTATACTGATGGTAGTACTAATTCAACCAGCTACTACCAACAGCAGGATAACAATAAAGTAACCTCTATCGATGGCTCCAATACCAACCGTAGTGGTGCTTCTTCTCCAAACTTTTCAGGCTCTGCATTGTACCGTCAGAAGTTTCATAAAACAGGTCGTACGCTGAGCGCCAACTTTACGTATGGATATAATACTACCGATCGTCAGAACTATTATAAGTCGCTGGACGAATATGTAGCGACTGATACTACGTCCGCTTATACCAGCGGTTATGACAGGAAGACAAATGCGAATAACATCGGTAAAAATTATCAGGCAACATTGACGTACACTGAACCGTTGATGAAAGACAGATACCTGGAACTGGATTATACTTATAGCAATAATTATAGCTCTTCCAAAAACCTGACTTATGATGCA is a genomic window of Chitinophaga sp. LS1 containing:
- a CDS encoding outer membrane beta-barrel family protein, with amino-acid sequence MKRIPLMTLCLILIALISKAQSGQVKGELTDSTASHPLADATVALLNGKDSSLAATAFTDKKGGFSFTGLSAGGYRVYITYLGYKPIFKSITVSAAQPVVDMGTIHLLGKGITLGEVEIIQEIPPVVVKKDTLEFNADAFKTRENAVVEDLLKKLPGVTVDKDGVITAQGETVKRVLVDGKPFFGDDPKLATKNLPAEVIDKIQVIDRKSDQAQFTGIDDGNTEKAINITIKKDKKKGVFGKASAGYGTDDRFAINANANAFRDNRQLSFLGSGNNVNNMGFTMQDVFNFSSSNNGSGGSNGRSGGGGRGAAQSTISNLGGNSTTGITTNWNAGFNYNQDFGSKLKINGSYFINDVKTETKNQNTKQTFTSDSSYYYNSTTGSLTQNKNNRLNMRIEYEIDSFHSLIFTPTFSYTDGSTNSTSYYQQQDNNKVTSIDGSNTNRSGASSPNFSGSALYRQKFHKTGRTLSANFTYGYNTTDRQNYYKSLDEYVATDTTSAYTSGYDRKTNANNIGKNYQATLTYTEPLMKDRYLELDYTYSNNYSSSKNLTYDANASGKYDVLNDSLSNIFENTFSSNQAGINIRTNKFKYDYTFGMNVRFNSLVNDNVSRNTHISQYTVNYFPSASFNYNFEQGRRFRFRYNGSTTQPTISQLQPLPDLTNSLYVQQGNPNLKPTFTHSLMAGYNAFNRSSFRGIFVNANATFANNQIVNANRTDDSTGKQYTKPINTNGVYSLSGSMVNSIPIKNHITSLNISTNVSYKRDASFTGEDEDFSDIKKYYTRNFSLTEGITFNYFFKELFDVSTSGSVQYAAARYDILPSNNTNYFNYSFSLDFNINLPAGFQVGSDMTYTLNAGRAAGYNVDYTLLNGYVSKFVGKKKQGQFKFYAYDLLKQNISISRTTGENYIQDTQNMVLQRYFMISFTYFLRKFGTNNNNNREGPPREMRFMRPPGGGMPGGPPPGGGGGM
- a CDS encoding HAMP domain-containing sensor histidine kinase encodes the protein MCICILGIYMFQGYWLYNSYHIQLEQFSKDINESLRTAVYNKQFADVRRYFRRFNREHGDSLRGPGGDIPPPGPGPEEGEGRMHVMVDANDHAGPHQNPSRVYADTLARQISDFLLLNNITSDSVKLIKLDSIFSAELHGRQIKTDFHLDTFHINFEGFARESFRDSLRRRGPQKTSKIPFNPASNLFVQAVFQSPMQYILAKMLWTLVGSFVLLVLTTICFIYMLRTILKQKKLSEVKNDFINNMTHELKTPIATVYAAVEAMQNFNALNDQRKTQTYLDISKQELQRLSDLVEKVLHIASEEREEIELYKEETDINEIMDTIITNHQLKTNRPVQFRYDNLIGERLVNVDRTHLSNAINNLVDNAIKYSGELPVVNIRSSIENGNLIVRVKDNGIGIPKTYQENIFDTFFRVPTGNLHNVKGFGLGLSYVRKIVELHDGRITVHSEPDKGSEFIIQIPV
- the hemN gene encoding oxygen-independent coproporphyrinogen III oxidase, encoding MTLIQKYNTAAPRYTSYPTVPYWDESTFDATRWKQSLQESFKATNSTEGISIYIHLPYCEKLCTYCGCNKHITINHGVEKPYMDAILREWGLYLKLFEKRPRIREIHLGGGTPTFFSADNLAQLIIGIYEHADLISDASLSFEGHPNNTTVAHMQTLYNLGFRRMSLGIQDFDPKVQDIINRIQPFETVERVTNEAREIGFTSINYDLVYGLPLQTMTSVQDTINKIINLGPDRISFYSYAHVPWIKGNGQRKYSETDLPKDEEKRALYELGKTMFAENGYTEIGMDHFARPHDSLYRSAQEGTLHRNFMGYTDHHTSLMIGLGASSIGDSWYAYTQNEKTIDRWMERVNNDDFPVVRGHILSTEDLLLRRHIQALMCNFETTWNKADVQCDAIVEGLQRLQELEKDGLVAVKPKKVFVTEKGRPFIRNICMAFDARLWRRQPQSQLFSSAI
- a CDS encoding UDP-3-O-(3-hydroxymyristoyl)glucosamine N-acyltransferase → MKFNAPIPVTEIAAYIGAELEGNDQQMATGINEIHKVTPGDISFVDFEKYYDKCLRSAATIIIINKKVDCPPGKTLLVLPDPFSAYVKIVKRFRPFEPATKPISDTAVIGKDTIIQPNVFIGNHVTIGENCLIHPNVTIYDHTVIGNNVIIHAGTVIGADAFYFKKRADREVMYDKMESCGRVIIEDDVEIGAGCTIDKGVSGDTIIGRGTKFDNMIHIGHGTVIGRNCLFAAQVGIGGKAHIEDNVILWGQVGVSKDLVIGKGAVVLAQSGVPASLEGGKTYFGSPVEDARMKMKELAWIKRIPEIWEKLTSK
- a CDS encoding response regulator transcription factor, which translates into the protein MAKVLLIEDEWQLGQIVKDSLEMRGFEMLYATDGKEGLDLYHQHKPDVVVLDIMMPNMDGFTVTTEIRKQDKVTPIIFLTAKSQTADVVKGFELGGNDYLKKPFSMDELIVRIKALLQRFNDQPAAQEASGADVIQIGQYHFNYTKQTLTRNHETAFLSHREAEILRRLSENLNQVIERKSILLDLWGDDSFFNARSMDVFITKLRRYLKDDPRVQIVNIRGVGYKLIF
- a CDS encoding 3-hydroxyacyl-CoA dehydrogenase NAD-binding domain-containing protein; the protein is MIHLEQMQTIAVCGAGTMGVGIAQVAAASGFNTVLFDVQPAMLDKARQQISSQLSTLEQKGKLKEGMAVQIMQRLHFTAHTGDVKADVIIEAIVEKIDIKTALFRELAAVNNEYTIFASNTSSLSISSIAAAVPHPERVAGMHFFNPAPVMKLVEIVSGEKTTDSVAQLLHALAVKMGKTPVQVRDTPGFIVNRVARHYYLEAMQVATEGIAPYKTIDRLLESAGFRMGPFTLMDLIGNDVNLAVTQSLYDAFAKAPRFTPSPLQITCVQAGDLGKKTGKGFYNYL
- a CDS encoding SDR family NAD(P)-dependent oxidoreductase is translated as MILVTGGTGFLGSHLLRKLVKTGVPVRALYRKEIPEQLKEIADKITWIKGDVLDVVALEEAMEGVEKVYHCAGVVSFRPEAREQIMKVNIDGTANVVNLALDAGVKKLVHVSSVAALGRAKTGQMIDENTEWQDSHHNSQYAVSKYRAEMEVWRGIAEGLPAAIVNPSIILGPDFWEDGSGLLIKNAWKEFPYYTEGITGFTDVEDVAEVMIRLMESNVSGQRFVISADNWRYVDLFTEMAIQLGKKPPHKLVKPWQAEIVWRIETLKSKITGKKAVLTKETAHTAQLKVYYNNGKIKEVLPDFTFTPLKETVARMSKAYLKKMLSSSKQ
- a CDS encoding GLPGLI family protein produces the protein MNHLSKTLFGAALIAFTGFTAQAQDKNSGVIDYELSQKMPPRGGDGGDEEGQVITINQHFFFAAGHGKLETERPNFGGGMDRQGPPPPPGEGGEQGPPPGVGGGRFRGGFGMMGGGFVDLQSHKYLQTFTKPDDSTKTYFAEEDFRPAKDVKPGDKTKKIAGYNCKKATVTVRDETYTVWYTTDLPFSYSPVNGLLPEPNGVVLAAESNNRSFTAKKVDFKPVPPEKVSLPGNAEKVSEEEMHKMRQEARDKFRDRQNRN
- the pheS gene encoding phenylalanine--tRNA ligase subunit alpha codes for the protein MDHIEQQIAAYKQEIQAFEPATAADLEAFRIKFLGTKGIVKAISGEMANVPKEQKREFGLLLNGFKQFVEERYAQFEHLKDGAGAAATDADFTLPAEPHRLGTRHPISIVRNNIISIFERLGFAIAEGPEIEDDWHNFTALNLPENHPARDMQDTFYISKAPDWLLRTHTSSVQVRAMEKGELPIRIICPGRVYRNETISARAHCFFHQVEGLYIDENVSFADLKQTLYHFVKELFGEDIRIRFRPSYFPFTEPSAEMDISCHICGGKGCNVCKHTGWVEILGCGMVHPKVLENCGIDPEKYTGFAFGMGIERITMLKYQIKDLRLFSENDVRFLEQFEGAV